The stretch of DNA CTTTCTGGAGCATATTTTCGAAAAAACCGAACGGCTGGAACCACCTTTTCAATTTTCTACTGCATAATCTGGGTTAATAGTAAGTTTAATGGTGGGTTCTTGAATGAGTAAATCTAGTATCAATGGAAAGCGTTACGTTAAAAAATAAGATTATCACCTTTCTTAAGCAAAGATGCGGTGATAGGATCAATGAAGCTTCTGTGTTTTTTGAAGGTTCTGGTGTTAATGGGCATGATGCATATTTATTAATGAGTGAACTTGAAAAAGAATTTAATATTGATATGGCAACATTTAAACCACATAAATATTTTTCGGATGAAGCAGATTTGCTAAATCCCATCAAACGCATATTTAATTATTATGTAAAGAAAAGTGAACATTTAACCTTTGACATTGATCATTTAGTAGATGTTATTGAAAAAGGTCAATGGTTTGATCCGAATAGCAAGATTGGTAATAATGCTTGACGCCCCCAGCTGACGTCAATGTTCCTACGCATAGCTGGCGCTAATTTTAGCGAGAGTCTCGCGCGTTGTTGATTCGTGCCTAACTCATACCAAAGGCGATCCCGGGACATTCAGGATCGCTTTCCCAGCTAGCGCGGATGTTCCAAAGCGGCTGGCGCGGATTTTTGTGTAGGCCTGTGGGACGTTAATCCGTGACTAACTCTTATCAAAGGCAACTGAGCCAGTTGCCTTTTTTCTTTTTGTCATATCTTAATGTCAGTTCTTTGAAGTAGGAAGTGTCTTATCCGTTCGGGATGCAAATGCCGGGAAGGCACGAAAGTAGCGGGGATTACAGGTATGGGTTCCAGGGCCAGGGATCAGCATCAGCTTTGCAGGTGAGTGAAATTTGGCGATCTCCGTTGCGACCATGCCTCCGAATGAGGTACCGCCAAGATAAAATTCGCCTGGATCTGCTGTGATGCACTCCGCCATCCGTCGCGCATAATGGTTCATGGTTTCATCGTCCGAGGGAACCAGCCACTCGATAAATTGAACGTCCAGTCCGGGCAATTGTAGCCGACTGTATAAACGGGAGTCGGCACCGAGACCGGAGATAAGATATAGTTTGGTTGATGTGATTGGCTGATTCATGTTTATTCCCTTCATCGGATTATTCGATCTTCCAGGTTTTCTTAATCAACGAAACGATGGTGGTGGCCAGGATAGCACCGGTAAATGCCAGCATAATGTCTTTTTGTGCATCCCAGATGTCTCCCTGGGTGCCGAGGTAGGCCATGCCCTGGGCAGGAAAAAAAACTTCCGCAACCGCCCATTCGATCAACTCATATAAGGCGCTTACCGAAAGGGTGATCTCTATCGGCAGAAGCCATGCCACCCACTTCGGATATTTCAATGCCACGAGAAATAGTTCGCGCATCGGGTATGCCAGCAGAAATCCGAAACTGAAATGCACGATGCGGTCGTAATGATTGCGCCCCAGGTGAAAGGTGTCCATCAGCCAATACCCCAGCGGATTTTCCGCATAGGTGTACTTGGCGCCGTACACGTGCAGACATAAATAAACGAAGAGCAGGAGGTAGGTGAGGTCGCTGAACTTCATTTTCCGATAAGTGAATGTGAGCGCACCGAGTGCGATAAAGACCAGGGTGTTCTCCAGCATCCAGTTGCCGAGGTCCGTTGTGCCGATCAGGGTTGAAGCCCACAAAATCATAAAGACCGACACGAATCCGATCAGTAAAATGTTTTTTCTGAATGGAACGCGATCCGGTGAAATGGCATTGGTGAATCTCATGACGTTAAGTTTGGTTTTCGATATTGAATGTAGCGCAGTATGCACCAGGTGGCGCATGCGGCGGTTAAGTGTTTGAAGGTATGGCCGCCGACACCGGTCATCTCGCCGATAAACGCATCTCCCGTCTCAAATAATTTGGCAATCACATACCAGCCGATCATCCAGGCCAGCTGCCTGGTTTGAGTCGGGTGGCCATGTCCGGTCCACAACAGAACCGGAATGATCACCATGGGAAAGAACTGGACAAAAATGTAAGGCCTGAGATCACCGCCACCTGCTGCTTCTCCGAAGTACCAGTAGAGTACACTTCCGATGCCAAGGGGTAACAGGAGCAAGTACAAAATGGCACCTGTTCGACGGTTCAGGTAGTCGGTAACGACCAGGCAAAAAAGGCTCGTGAAGACCAGGGTCATGGGTAGACGGTCCCACAGCAACGTATGATTTGAAGGAGCCAGATGGTAGTAGGATGATCCGAATCCCGTTAACAGAATGCCTGCCATTCCTATGCCCATCATGCATCGCTCAATCACCGGAAAGGTCATGGTTCCGAGGAATGCCTTTCGCAATCCAACAATCCCGATCAGGATGAATGGCAGGTTTGACAAGACATTCCAGCCATGGGGAATATTCCATACCGGCAGGTCCCTTGCGAAGCTGTGGTATACATTATCCTGATAAACGGGGCCTAGCAATGCCAGTCCGCCTATCATCATCAAAGCTGACAACCACAGTCCGTATCGTTTAAGAAAGTAACTCATGCCTCTTCAGGTTGTGGTATGTTTTCTGAAATAAGTTCATCCTTTTCCGCCCACCGCTTATTTGTCAGACCGGTAAACACCGTTACAATTCCGATGATGAGCAAGGTAATGACTTTGTGCATGGTTGCGTGCCCGGAAAGATCAATCACCAGAACCTTCAGCGTTGCAACGGTGAGCACGATGGTTCCGAATACCCGGAAGGTAGTGGTACGGGTATAAGCGCCCCAGAGAAAAATAAGGAGTGCATAAATAAACCAGGATACGGAAAGGATCAGGCCCACTTCAACGCGGTGTACCTCATAGGCTTCCCATAGATTCATGATCTGAACAGTGAACAGTCCGCCCACCACCAGGTGACTTGCAATGGCAAGGATGGTGGAAAGTATCTGGTTGTTATGGCGTTCCTCCTGAGAGCTATGCTTCAATGCCAACCTTGAATACGAAAAACCAAGGACAGCCATGGCAATCCAAACCAGTGCGCCTGGATTGATGAATGGAATATACCTCACGCCAAACCATTCCACCCATTCCACTTCCCAGGCCACGGAGTACCAATACATCATCACCAGTCCCCAGATGGCAATGGCGGCATTCCGTATCATCGGGTGTTTCAGGTATACACCGGCGAAATAGATCAGGGTGCCAAGCACCAGCCACACGGAAGTGGAAACCACGTAATGCATGCCTTTTGTTTCAAAAAGTGTTCCCAGGTCGCCGGCTGCAATGGCGATCACAAGTATCCCCAGCATGAGGTATGAGCCTATGGGCAAAAATGCATTTGCAGAAATCCGATGGATGATCAATCCTGCAGTGATAAAGATGAAGCCAACGATCATCAGGGGCAATGCATAGGGGATAGTGAATTCGTCCAGGATGTACATCGACCAGAATACAAAGTGAAGGGCATTGAGCAATCCCAGGTAAAGGTTGAGGCCCTCAAATCTTTTCTTTTCGTGCCATGATGCCAGGATCAGTCCGGTCATATACACCAGAAAGAGAGAGGATGCATAAAAGAAAGGCTTGCCCCAGCTTTCCGGGTCGAAGTATAGGTAATAGGAAATGAAAATGAAGACCGTGGCAACAAAAGACATGACGCGCAGTTCCTGCCAGTCTTTGATGGCACTGAGCCATAAGGCGGCAATGTTGATGACCAGCACATAAAGGAACAACAGCCAATCCTGTTCAACATGGGCGCGTATGACTACGGGGGTAAGCAAAGCTCCGAGTAAACTGAGAAAAACCAGAATCCGCATGTTCATACGATAGCCTACAATGGTCACCAGTGAGCTCAGGGCGATCAATGAGATCATCAATGCATTGGCAGACCACTGGATGTCTTTGGAAAAGCTCGCATAGGCAAATGTTGCATACAGGATGCTGGTACCTAGTCCGGCCGCAATCTCCCCGAACATCCCTTTTGTTCTGGATACCAGTGTGTATCCGGCGAAGAGGCCGCTCAAGCCTATGGCCATTCCAATGGCTGCCCTGGCAGTTGGAGGTATCCATTCCAGGTCAATGGCAAGTTTGAGGAAGTACAGAAAGGCCAGGAAAATAAAACCTACCCCCAAAAGTGTGATCCAGTACTTTTTTACAAAATCTTTCATGATCGGTTTGTTATGATCCGGAGCAAACTTATGCTGATCCGGTTCCTCTGCCAATCCAAAAGATCAATAAAACGTACATTATAAAAATCAACATATAACCTTATATTGTTTTAATATAAGGTATATATGCACTATAAAAACGTACATTAAAAATATAAGTATTGGATCATCTGAGAGATATCGTACAGGGATTGACCAAGGACGAAAGCAAAGATTTTAAACGCTTTCTCGGACGGTTGAGGAAACGGGGAAAGAGAATGGATGTGGCACTGTTTGATATACTCAAAGAGGAAGAGGAATACACACCGGCCAGCATCATATCCCGTCTCTACAAACCTGCCAACCCGAATGCATACCATACCCTGCGCAAGCGCCTGACCGGAAATCTGGCTGACTTTATATTGTGGCGTCATCGCGAGAATGACCTTTCACAGGAAGGAGCCGTTCTCAGTTATGTTAGTCTGGCGCGTCATCTTTTTGAGCGACAATTGCCTGTGCCTGCGTGGAAGTATCTGGTGCGCGCCGAAACAGAAGCACTTGCTTACGAAAATCATAGTCTGCTCAATGGCATTTACAACCTGATGATCGAAAAGGCAGATATGATTGAACAGGCGAATCTGGATGAGCTGATCACCAAGCATGGTCGCAATAAGATATTAGCGGATGAAGATGAGAGAGCCGGAATCGCCAACAGCATTGTTCGTAAAAAACTGGCAGAGTACCGTCGCCATGGCAGGGAAGTAGACTTTGATAAGGTGATATCAGGAACGCTCAGGGAGTATAAACTGCATACGGCCGTGATGGGTCGCCCGCGGTTATTGTACAATCTATTGTCCATATCACGTACCGGCATTCTTGCAAAGAAAGACTTTCATTCATTCGAGCCTTTTGTAATAAGCAGATATGAGGATATTGAAAAACATAAGGGCTTTGAAGAAAAAGACATGCCTTACAAAGCAGGTATGTTGTACATGATCTCACATACCCTTTATCGGACGAGGAAGTTCAAACAGTCCAGGCAGTACCTGGAAGAATTACAAAAAACCATCTCCGGGAAAAAAGGTGAGCTGTACAATCAATATTATCCGAGGTATGCGCAGTTGCAGGCCGCACTGTCCGTATTTGAAGGAGATTTGTCCGCGGCGATCTCTACGCTGAAGTCCTTGCTGAAGAACAAGAATCTGCGGTTGTCTCATCAGGATCGCCTGAATGCCCTGGTAAGTATTGGCATATACCAGTTCCATGGAAAGAAGTTCAGGTTGGCGCACGACACCTTGCTGGAAATTTACCATACCGACAAATGGTGTGAGAAGATTATGGGCCGCGAATGGGTGATGAAGAAAGGAATGATGGAAGTATTGCTATATTATGAAATGGATCATCCTGACATGGTGGAATCCAGGATCAGGTCGGTGGAACGCAAGTACCGCGACCTTTTTGACTTGCCGGTTTATGCACCGGCACGTACCTTCTTGCAACTCATCCGGCAGGTGTTACAGGACCCGGACGCGGTGCGCACGGAGGCTTTTGCTCAAAAGGTGGAAGCATCATTCGATTGGAAGCCTTCTGAACAGGAAGACATTCAAGCCATCGGGTTTTACGCATGGCTGAAATCAAAAATGCTAGGGAAAGATTATCAGGAAGTGTTGATGGAGTTGATGATCTGATGCCACTTCTGTCTGACTTCAACCTTCCTTTCTCATCCAGAATGCTCCGGATGTCATGGGCTTCCACGATGGGGCCATATCCATCAGTTTGTCCTGGTATTTGTTGTCGAGATAGTTCGGGAATACCTGGATACTATAATCATTCAGACCAGCTATGGATATCGGGGGTGAACCGGTGAATTTAATACCTGTAGCATATCTTCATATACCGGTTTGGTGTTCGGACATGGAAGGGAATAAAACATGACATACATTCCTCTATCTTTGCAGTCATGTCTCAACCACCTCATAAGTCCGGTTTTGTCTCTGTGATCGGTTTACCGAACGCCGGGAAGTCTACCCTGGTAAATGCACTCAGCAAAGAAAAGCTGGCCATCGTTACGCCTAAGGCGCAAACCACCAGGCATCGTATTCGTGTGATACTTTCCGGAGAGGGATATCAGGTGGTGCTGTCCGATACCCCAGGCCTGGTAAAGGCGCAGTATAAACTACACGATGCCATGATGAAAGTGGTGGGGGAGAGTCTGTCGGACGCGGACCTTATTCTTTTTCTTACCGAACCTGGAAAAGGAGGAAAGGAAGAGCTTATCCACGAGGTATTATCCAAAGTCAATAGTCCCATCATTGCGGTAATCAACAAATGTGACAAGTTGGGAAAGGAGAAGGTCGCAGCCTATCACAAGGTGTTGGAGGAGATGAAAATGTTCTCGGAGATCATCCATATCTCCGCTTTGAAGAAGCAGGGCACTGATGACCTGCTGCAAAAAATGATTGACCTGATGCCGGAAGGACCACCCTGGTTCCCGGAAGATCAGGTGTCGGATCGCAACGTTCGTTTTTTTGTTTCTGAGATGATCAGGGAACAGGCACTGCGGTTATACGAACAGGAGATACCCTACGCTGTGGAAGTCGAAATTGAAGGTTATGAGGAGAAGGAGCACATCGATCGTATCCGGGCGGTTATTCATGTCGAACGAACCAGCCAGCGGGCCATCATCCTGGGCCACCAGGGCAGTGCCATCAAAAATCTCGGTACCCGCGCACGCATGGATATCGAGAAATTTGTTGGCAAGAAGGTCTACCTGGAACTGTTTGTGAAGGTCAGCAAAGACTGGCGTAACCGTGGATTGAAGCTGCGGGAATTCGGTTACGAATAAGCATTGCTATCTCCGTCTGTATTACATCTAAAATATACTGTACAGAAGTTGCACCTGGTAATAGGTGTTGAATTGATTCCTTAGCTGATTGTTGTAGGCGTTATTGATATGGTTCACATAAAAATCGTTCATTGAGAACGGGTTGTTATATGGCAGTACCAGGCCATAAGCCTGACTATGGCTGTATTCGAAATACGCATTGGCATACAGTCTCAACCTGGGTGATATGTAATAATTGAGGTTCATACCTGCAGTTGCCGATGTCATGTGCGCCCCCTTGTTGGGCTGATACGCGCGGCCGCTGCGGGTCAGGTACATATGATAAAGTGTACTGTAGATGTGCATGGACGTTCGCGTGCTGGGGTATAAGCCGATGCTGTAGCGTATGCCACCTGATATTTCCGGGGTCTTATGATCGCGGTTGTATAGGTCGGATAAAGGAGATGTGTTGTTTTCCCGGTAGGCAATGGATCCGGCATACAGACCGGTAAACAAAGTGCTTTGCCACTTTTTCTTCCAGGGTTTCTCGTTTGTGTATTCAATGCCGGCATGAATTTGTTGGGTGTGATTTTCCTTGTTAAGGTCTTCGGGTGAGTATTTTTCTGTGTAAACATTGTATCCGGTATATGTGGCCAGCGCATACCGGCTGCCGCAGTTTCGTTGTGGCAGACCACCAAAAGTCCAGTTATCAGAAAGTGTGGCAAAGTATCGGGCATCCCGCTCCGGGACATAGTTCCGGGCGAAAAGAAACGAGTCGACGGCTTCCAGTTCATAGATGGTTTGATGCCTGCTGTCAAAGAAGCGCTTGTTCTTTACCTCGGCGATCAGATGTGAAAGCGCCAGCATATCTTCATCTGTTACAGGCTGCGAGATCCTGCCTGCCTTTTGCAACTCCTCAACAATATACATGGCATGACGGGCATCTTCAATCCGTTCAATTCTTCCCATACCCAGTTTGATTGGAACCAGGCTTTGCAGGGAATGGACCATCTGTTTCATGGGCGCGGTAGAAAGATCGTGGGCACCGGCGTACAGATTAACCCCCATTTCAAGATACCGCCACTGGGAAAAGTAATAACGATTTGTCAGATCCTGCTCGATGTTTCCGCCCCTTGAGATGGTATGATAAAGAGGTTGGTTGGGATAATCATACAGGTTGCTGCTGAAATATCCCATGACGGTAGTCCTGGAAGAAAGTTGTACCCGCTCACTGTTCTTATAGAAAAGGTAGGAGATGGTCATTTTGTTGTTATTGCTACCACTACGTTCCCTGATGGGAAGAGTTGATCCATATACAGAGCCGTTAAGATCGCCGCTGACAGTCAATACCTTGCGTTTCAAATTTGGTAGCTTAAAGTCCGACAGGTTGAATGCAGGTGTCTGTGCTGTCAGGGTTCCGGTCGCCAGGGTCAGTGCACAGACCAATTGGGTTAGGTGTCTCATTTCCGTTTTTATTTTGGTAGTTGATAAACGCAAATCGGAGGCCGTAATTCTTTGGAAATAGGTATCAACAAGAGTTTGGAAGGATTCGACTGATGAATGGCGGGTTTGATTAATTATTCGTTCAGGCCATGAGACCATCAGGCTCTTGCATTGGTACTTTATCCCTACCTTTGCAGCCATCATTTCAGCCAAATGTCAAACATCGTAGCTATTGTAGGACGCCCCAATGTGGGGAAATCCACCTTCTTTAACCGGATGGTGGGTGGGCGTGAGGCCATTGTGGATGAGGTCAGCGGTGTGACCCGTGACCGTCACTATGGTACGGCAGAATGGAATGGAAAGTCTTTCACCCTTATCGATACAGGTGGCTATATCCACGGCTCAGAAGATGTATTTGAGGAGGCCATACGCAATCAGGTGTCGATTGCCATAGAGGAGGCGGATGTAATCGTGTTTGTGGTGGATGTGGAAACGGGTCTTACCGATATGGATCAGGCTGTGGCTCATTTGCTCAGACAGAGCAACCGTGAAGTATTGCTGGCCGTTAATAAGGTAGACAATAACCAGCGTGTGAATGATGCCACGGAATTCTATGCCCTGGGTTTAGGAGAATACTTCTGCATATCATCGATCAATGGATCCGGCACCGGTGACCTGCTGGATAAGCTGGCTGAAAACTTAACGGCTGCACCTGTTGAGGAAGCATCGGAAATCCCGAGACTGGCCATCGTTGGCAGACCCAATGTTGGCAAATCATCATTGGTGAATGCCCTGCTGGGTGAAGAAAAACATATCGTGACACCGATCGCCGGTACCACACGGGATGCGGTGAACAGCAGGTACAATAAATTCGGACACGACTTCATGCTGGTGGATACCGCCGGATTGCGAAAAAAAGGTAAAGTGCATGAGGATCTGGAGTTCTATTCTGTCATGCGGACCGTTAAAGCGATCGAGAATTGTGATGTGTGTGTGTTGATGCTTGATGCCGAACACGGCTTTGAAGCCCAGGACATGAACATCTTCAGACTGGCACAGCGCAATAAGAAGGGTATTGTCATTCTTGTTAATAAATGGGATCTGGTTGAAAAGGATACCTATACGGCATCTGCCTTTGAGAAAGTCATCCGCAAAAAGATAGAACCGTTTACGGATGTCCCCATCCTCTTTATATCCGTGTTGAATAAGCAACGCATTATGGATGCCGTGAATACGGCAGCCAGGGTGGCAGAAAACCGGCGGAAAAAGGTCGCTACTTCAGCACTCAATGAATGGATTGAACCGCTATTGGAACGGAATCCGCCCCCTTCGGTCAGAGGACTCCATATCAAGATCAAGTACGTGACGCAATTGCCAATCTATACACCCACCTTTGCGTTCTTTTGTAATCATCCGCAACATGTGAAAGATCCTTACAAAAGATTTCTTGAGAACCGCTTGCGAGAATCGTTTGATTTTGAGGGCGTTCCGATATCCATTGTCTTCCGAAAGAAATAAAATGTACATTTTTTTATAAGAAAGCTTGACAAGCGTGATTTGGTATATTATCTTTACATCGTCGCTTCATTAAAAGAGTAAGTTCTTTAAGGTTTTGAAATTATACTTGTATATACAATACAAGGGGCTCACTTCACAAGTCATGGTTACGGACGCAAATGGATGCACATCAACACTCTTACTTCCATTCTTGACTTAGAGCCCCTTTTTTTTTGCCCTTACCTCAACCTTCGTTTCTACTTTCTTTCGAATTCATCACCTTTGCCTGGTCTGTCGTCACAAACATGATGATGTGTTATGAATGACCTGCCTGCACAACCCATACTACTCTTCGATGGCGAATGCATTTTGTGTAACCGGATGGTGCAGTTTGTGATCAGGAATGATCACCGCAAGAAAATCCGATTGACCACCCTTCAATCTGAAAAAGCCTGTCAACTTCTGAATGCCACCCCGGTTTCGTTACGTCCTATGGAGTCTCTTATTTATGTGAGAGCAGGAAAGGTTCATGAACAGTCCACGGCTTCATTGTGGGTTTGTTATGATCTGGGTGGTTTGTGGCAGATCTTCATCGTACTTTTACTTGTTCCACCTTTCATTCGCAACATGGTGTATCGCTTTATTGCCAGGAACAGATACAAGTGGTTTGGCAGGATGGAACAATGCATGATACCGGATGATGATGTCCGGGACAGGTTTCTCTAAACCTGATTCAGCGCCTGAATCACGTCATCAATAAGTTCGCCGCTTTCTTCAAGTCCGCAATAGAACCGCACCAGGTTCCAGGGTAGGGTAGACTTCATATAATTGGGCGACTCTGAAAAGGCACACTGAGGAAACACCAAAGATTCATGCCCACCCCAGGAGGTTGCCAGCACAAAACATTTTAAGTGATTGCAAAAGGATTCTATCTGCGAAACATTTTCTGCCCGGACGAGGACAGAGAATAATCCACTATAACCCGTCATCTGTTTTTTGCCCAGTTCGTATTGCGGATGGCTGGTCAGTCCGGGGTGGTTTACCCTTTCTATTTTGGGATGACCATCGAGGGCTGTGGCCAGGGCCATGGCATTGGCGCCACTCCTTTCCAGACGCAAAGGCAATGTGCGCAGTCCGCGAATCATCAACCAGCAATCGTTAGGTGATAGAACCGCTCCTAAAGTCATAAATTCCTCGTTGTAGATTTTACCGATGCGCTCGGCGTTACCGGTAACCACACCAGCAACAATGTCACTGTGGCCGCCAAGGTATTTACTGGCAGACTGCACCACCAGGTCTATCCCTAGACGAATGGGTTGCTGGAAGAGTGGTGTGGCGTACGTATTGTCACATATCGTGGTCACACCTTTCGAATGTGCCATCTTCGTCAATGCCTCCATATCCTGTAATTCAAACAGGGCAGAGGTGGGACTTTCCAGGTAAAGGACTGTTGTGTTTTCGCGAAAGGCTTCGGATACCTGATTGATATCTCTTCCATCCACCATGGTGGTTGTAACACCAAAGCGGACGAGCAGTTTGTTCAATAGTTTGTTGGCCCAGCTGTAAGCACCCGTTACACAAACCACGTGATCTCCGGCTTTTACAGATGAGATCACAGCTGCGGAAATCGCTGCCGAACCACTACCGAAAACAAGCGCATCTTCCGCACCGTCGAGCGCGGCAAGTTTCTTCCTTAATAAGGCCGTGGTTGGATTGTAGCCGCGCGTATAAAATGGAACTTCAAGTTCACGTTGTAAACGTTCCCTAAGGGTAGCAACATCAGGATAAGCGAAATTGCTGGTTTGAAAAACGGGAGGTACAACCGCCTGAAGGTAATCATCCCTGTCCTCTCCCAGGTGGTTCAGGATATAGGATAACTTTTCGTTCACGCGCTACCTTTATTTATAAGGGGAACTATTTTATTCCGAAGGTCTTCTTAACCTGATCCACGTAGTCAAGCCTTTCCCAGCCGAAGAATTCAACATTCACTTTGGCTTTTTTGCCATTACGTTGAATGGAAATACCCTTCTTGTATGGGTCACGACCAAAGTGACCATAGGCAGCGGTTTCTTCAAAGATCGGATTCTTCAGACCGAAACGTTTCACAATGGCTGCAGGGCGCATATCAAATACCTTCTTCAGGTTTTCAGCGATCGCACCATCCGTGAGGGGTTTTCCTTTGCTGTCTTTTACCTTGGAAGTGCCATAGGTATTTACGTAAAGTCCAACCGGATCTGCCACACCGATGGCGTAGGCTACCTGAACGAGAACTTCATCGGCAACACCTGCTGCCACAAGGTTCTTGGCAATATGACGTGTAGCATAGGCGGCGGACCGGTCAACTTTTGATGAGTCTTTTCCTGAGAATGCCCCGCCACCGTGAGCGCCCTTGCCGCCATACGTGTCCACAATGATCTTTCTTCCGGTCAGACCCGTATCACCATGCGGACCGCCGATCACAAATTTGCCGGTAGGGTTCACAAGCAACTTGTACTTTTTGTTGAATAACTTCTTCACACGGGCAGGAAGCTTTTTAGTCAGCCTCGGGATCAGGATGTTTTGAACATCGTTTTTGATCTTGTCCAACATCTTCTTTTCCGTGTCGAAGTCATCGTGTTGCGTGGAGATCACGATGGTATCGATATACAAAGGCTTGTTATCGTCGTCGTATGCAATGGTTACCTGTGACTTTGAATCCGGACGCAGGTATTTCATTTGTTTACCTTCCTTACGGATAGCTGCAAGTTCAATGAGAAGTCCGTGGGCCAGATCCAGGGCCAACGGCATATAGTTGTCTGTTTCGTTTGTTGCATAACCGAACATCATGCCCTGATCACCGGCACCTTGTTCTTCTTCCTTTTTCCGTTCCACGCCCTGGTTGATATCAGGAGATTGTTCATGGATGGCACTGATCACACCGCACGATTCGGAGTCGAACATATAATCGGACTTGGTATAACCGATACGTTTCACAACCTCACGGGCAATCTTTTGTGCGTCAATGTATCCGGTTGTTTTTACTTCACCACTCAGCACCACCAGGCCGGTTGTAACCAATGTCTCACAAGCTACTTTGGAATTCTCATCCTGGGTAAGGAATGCATCAAGCAGTGCGTCTGAAATTTGGTCTGAAACCTTGTCGGGGTGTCCTTCTGAAACGGATTCTGACGTAAAAAGATATGGCATAAGATCAAGTTGGTTTTAGGGTTGGGTTGACAAATTTAATAGAATATCCGGAAACAAAAAGCAGTCTGCCTATCGAGATATCGCTGTAAATAAAGATAGATCGGTTTGCCTAACGGGTCAGTTGCTGAAAAACTTCTTCCAGTCCGATCACTTCTTTTTGTAAGGAGAGTACACTCAGTTCATGCTGCACTGCAAACTGAAAAACGGCTGTACGCAGGTCATCCGTACCGTCGGATTCAAGTTTGAATTTACCTCCCCCTTCTTCATGCACGCGGGTTACACCCGGGATGGTTTCCAGAAGGGAGATGGCGACATGCCCTTCCAGTTCGATGCTAACGATCTGATTATTTCCCATGCCTGCCTTGAGTTCTCCCGCCGGCTTATCGGTCACGATCTTTCCCCGGTTAATGATAATCACACGATCACACACCGCTTCCACCTCCTGCATGATATGGGTAGAAAGCATGACGGTCTTGTGCCGTCCGATGTCTTTTATAAGCTGTCTTATCTCCCGGAGTTGGTTAGGGTCCAGTCCGGAAGTAGGTTCGTCCAGGATCAGCACTTTGGGGTCATGGATCATGGCTTGTGCAAGACCTACTCTTTGCCGGTATCCTTTCGACAATGCACCAATTTTTTTATGTTGTTCCAGGCCGAGTCCGGTCATGTGTACCATCTCACTCACCTTTTGCAGAACCTGTTTCCCTTTCATATGATGCAATCCGGCTACGAATGCCAGGTATTCTTTTACATACATGTCCAGGTACAATGGGTTGTGTTCG from Flavobacteriales bacterium encodes:
- a CDS encoding DUF1493 family protein, which encodes MESVTLKNKIITFLKQRCGDRINEASVFFEGSGVNGHDAYLLMSELEKEFNIDMATFKPHKYFSDEADLLNPIKRIFNYYVKKSEHLTFDIDHLVDVIEKGQWFDPNSKIGNNA
- a CDS encoding DUF2238 domain-containing protein yields the protein MRFTNAISPDRVPFRKNILLIGFVSVFMILWASTLIGTTDLGNWMLENTLVFIALGALTFTYRKMKFSDLTYLLLFVYLCLHVYGAKYTYAENPLGYWLMDTFHLGRNHYDRIVHFSFGFLLAYPMRELFLVALKYPKWVAWLLPIEITLSVSALYELIEWAVAEVFFPAQGMAYLGTQGDIWDAQKDIMLAFTGAILATTIVSLIKKTWKIE
- a CDS encoding ceramidase domain-containing protein — its product is MSYFLKRYGLWLSALMMIGGLALLGPVYQDNVYHSFARDLPVWNIPHGWNVLSNLPFILIGIVGLRKAFLGTMTFPVIERCMMGIGMAGILLTGFGSSYYHLAPSNHTLLWDRLPMTLVFTSLFCLVVTDYLNRRTGAILYLLLLPLGIGSVLYWYFGEAAGGGDLRPYIFVQFFPMVIIPVLLWTGHGHPTQTRQLAWMIGWYVIAKLFETGDAFIGEMTGVGGHTFKHLTAACATWCILRYIQYRKPNLTS
- a CDS encoding DUF2339 domain-containing protein, translating into MKDFVKKYWITLLGVGFIFLAFLYFLKLAIDLEWIPPTARAAIGMAIGLSGLFAGYTLVSRTKGMFGEIAAGLGTSILYATFAYASFSKDIQWSANALMISLIALSSLVTIVGYRMNMRILVFLSLLGALLTPVVIRAHVEQDWLLFLYVLVINIAALWLSAIKDWQELRVMSFVATVFIFISYYLYFDPESWGKPFFYASSLFLVYMTGLILASWHEKKRFEGLNLYLGLLNALHFVFWSMYILDEFTIPYALPLMIVGFIFITAGLIIHRISANAFLPIGSYLMLGILVIAIAAGDLGTLFETKGMHYVVSTSVWLVLGTLIYFAGVYLKHPMIRNAAIAIWGLVMMYWYSVAWEVEWVEWFGVRYIPFINPGALVWIAMAVLGFSYSRLALKHSSQEERHNNQILSTILAIASHLVVGGLFTVQIMNLWEAYEVHRVEVGLILSVSWFIYALLIFLWGAYTRTTTFRVFGTIVLTVATLKVLVIDLSGHATMHKVITLLIIGIVTVFTGLTNKRWAEKDELISENIPQPEEA
- the era gene encoding GTPase Era encodes the protein MSQPPHKSGFVSVIGLPNAGKSTLVNALSKEKLAIVTPKAQTTRHRIRVILSGEGYQVVLSDTPGLVKAQYKLHDAMMKVVGESLSDADLILFLTEPGKGGKEELIHEVLSKVNSPIIAVINKCDKLGKEKVAAYHKVLEEMKMFSEIIHISALKKQGTDDLLQKMIDLMPEGPPWFPEDQVSDRNVRFFVSEMIREQALRLYEQEIPYAVEVEIEGYEEKEHIDRIRAVIHVERTSQRAIILGHQGSAIKNLGTRARMDIEKFVGKKVYLELFVKVSKDWRNRGLKLREFGYE
- the der gene encoding ribosome biogenesis GTPase Der, yielding MSNIVAIVGRPNVGKSTFFNRMVGGREAIVDEVSGVTRDRHYGTAEWNGKSFTLIDTGGYIHGSEDVFEEAIRNQVSIAIEEADVIVFVVDVETGLTDMDQAVAHLLRQSNREVLLAVNKVDNNQRVNDATEFYALGLGEYFCISSINGSGTGDLLDKLAENLTAAPVEEASEIPRLAIVGRPNVGKSSLVNALLGEEKHIVTPIAGTTRDAVNSRYNKFGHDFMLVDTAGLRKKGKVHEDLEFYSVMRTVKAIENCDVCVLMLDAEHGFEAQDMNIFRLAQRNKKGIVILVNKWDLVEKDTYTASAFEKVIRKKIEPFTDVPILFISVLNKQRIMDAVNTAARVAENRRKKVATSALNEWIEPLLERNPPPSVRGLHIKIKYVTQLPIYTPTFAFFCNHPQHVKDPYKRFLENRLRESFDFEGVPISIVFRKK
- a CDS encoding DUF393 domain-containing protein; this translates as MNDLPAQPILLFDGECILCNRMVQFVIRNDHRKKIRLTTLQSEKACQLLNATPVSLRPMESLIYVRAGKVHEQSTASLWVCYDLGGLWQIFIVLLLVPPFIRNMVYRFIARNRYKWFGRMEQCMIPDDDVRDRFL